In a single window of the Chondrocystis sp. NIES-4102 genome:
- a CDS encoding alkyl hydroperoxide reductase/Thiol specific antioxidant family protein: MANLRLGDTVPDFTQASNMGDISFYEWAGDSWVVLFSHPADYTPVCTTELGEVAKLRPEFDKRNVKTIALSIDDVESHKGWICDIDETQGTKVDYPILADADKKVSDLYDMIHPNADAKVTVRSVFIIDPNKKLRLSLTYPPSTGRNFPEILRVIDSLQLTDNYSVATPVNWQDGEDVVVAPSIPTEEAKKKFPKGVEEIKPYLRMTPQPNK; encoded by the coding sequence ATGGCTAATCTTAGATTAGGCGACACTGTCCCTGATTTTACTCAAGCTTCTAATATGGGGGATATCTCCTTTTATGAGTGGGCTGGAGATAGCTGGGTAGTCCTTTTCTCTCACCCTGCTGACTATACCCCTGTCTGCACTACTGAGTTGGGTGAAGTAGCCAAACTCAGACCAGAATTTGACAAACGTAATGTTAAAACTATTGCCTTAAGTATTGATGATGTGGAATCTCACAAAGGCTGGATTTGTGATATTGACGAAACTCAAGGTACAAAAGTAGACTATCCTATTTTGGCAGATGCGGATAAAAAGGTTTCTGATCTCTATGATATGATCCATCCCAATGCTGATGCTAAAGTTACTGTACGTTCAGTATTTATCATTGATCCTAATAAGAAATTACGTCTTAGTTTGACTTATCCTCCTAGTACAGGTCGTAATTTTCCCGAAATTTTAAGAGTAATTGATTCTTTGCAACTAACTGATAATTATTCTGTAGCAACTCCTGTAAACTGGCAAGATGGCGAAGATGTAGTTGTTGCGCCCTCTATCCCTACAGAAGAAGCTAAGAAGAAATTCCCTAAAGGCGTTGAAGAGATTAAACCTTATTTACGCATGACTCCTCAGCCTAATAAGTAG
- a CDS encoding class V aminotransferase, whose amino-acid sequence MEDKHMLMIPGPTPVPEKVLMALGKHPIGHRSGDFSKIIAEINQNLKWLHQTKNEVLSLTVSGTGAMEAGMINFLSPGDRVLVGVNGKFGDRWAKICEVFGLQTERITADWGKPLDPEEFGNLLAADTNKEIKAVVITHSETSAGVLNDLEAINKHVKAHGEALIIVDAVTSLGAYNLPIDDWGLDVVASGSQKGYMIPPGLGFIAVSDKAWKAYETSKFPRFYLDLGKYKKANEKDSSPFTPPINLMYGLQTALQMMQREGLENIFARHLRLTKATRDAVKAMGLELFAPDDAASTAITAVLSDDAETIRSTMRQKYDIALAGGQDHLKGKIFRIGHLGFVSDRDILTAISCLEATLIELGHEFEPKAGITAAAAALV is encoded by the coding sequence ATGGAAGACAAGCATATGCTCATGATTCCTGGACCTACCCCAGTTCCAGAGAAAGTGTTGATGGCTTTGGGGAAACATCCAATTGGACACCGCAGTGGTGATTTTAGCAAGATTATTGCGGAGATCAATCAGAATTTAAAATGGCTACACCAAACTAAAAATGAAGTACTTTCCCTCACCGTCTCAGGTACAGGGGCGATGGAAGCAGGGATGATTAACTTTTTAAGTCCTGGCGATCGCGTTTTGGTGGGAGTAAATGGTAAGTTTGGCGATCGCTGGGCAAAAATTTGTGAAGTATTTGGCTTACAAACTGAAAGAATTACCGCAGATTGGGGTAAACCTTTAGATCCAGAAGAGTTTGGGAATTTATTAGCAGCAGATACTAATAAAGAAATCAAAGCGGTAGTTATTACCCATTCGGAAACTTCCGCAGGTGTACTTAACGACTTAGAAGCAATTAATAAACACGTTAAAGCTCATGGTGAAGCTCTAATTATTGTTGATGCTGTAACTAGTCTGGGTGCGTATAATCTACCTATCGATGATTGGGGATTGGATGTAGTGGCATCTGGTTCACAAAAAGGATATATGATTCCACCAGGTTTAGGTTTTATTGCAGTTAGTGATAAGGCTTGGAAAGCTTATGAAACTAGTAAGTTTCCCCGTTTCTATCTAGACTTGGGCAAATATAAAAAGGCGAACGAAAAAGATAGTAGTCCTTTTACTCCGCCAATTAACCTAATGTATGGTTTGCAAACCGCCCTACAAATGATGCAACGAGAAGGATTAGAGAATATCTTTGCTCGTCATCTGCGTCTAACTAAAGCTACTAGAGATGCGGTTAAAGCTATGGGCTTAGAATTGTTTGCCCCTGATGATGCAGCTAGTACCGCCATTACAGCAGTATTAAGTGATGATGCAGAAACAATTAGATCTACTATGCGCCAAAAATACGATATTGCCTTAGCAGGTGGACAAGACCATCTTAAAGGTAAAATCTTCCGTATTGGTCATTTAGGTTTTGTCAGCGATCGCGATATCCTCACTGCTATATCCTGTTTAGAAGCTACCTTAATCGAGCTTGGTCATGAATTTGAACCAAAAGCTGGTATAACTGCTGCTGCTGCTGCTTTAGTTTAG
- a CDS encoding putative ABC transporter permease protein, ABC-2, with protein MVTSIVNKQRHKELLWYRELLLVLIRRNLKRRYRGSFLGIYWSLLNPLAMTGLYTAIFGATFAQYYDNSSLNYVLAAFTGLVVINFFSSSTAQALASVVENGGMVNKIRLPLFIFPLSTIGANVFQLLLGAFPLLVIVTLLRNDISHSLINVLALFLPITGLILVCTGIGMLMSALYVFFRDLSYFYELLTFLLWISSPIFYPPDIVPQAVKQFLILNPILPIIESIRQIAISNSLPDLMLITHSLISGLVVVTIGALAFSHWRSQFMDLL; from the coding sequence ATGGTTACATCTATTGTTAACAAGCAACGACACAAGGAATTACTTTGGTATCGAGAACTATTATTAGTGTTGATCAGACGTAATTTAAAGAGAAGATATCGGGGATCTTTTTTAGGTATTTACTGGTCTTTACTTAATCCTTTAGCAATGACAGGTTTATACACAGCTATTTTTGGTGCAACTTTTGCCCAATATTATGATAATTCTTCCCTCAACTATGTTTTGGCAGCTTTTACGGGTTTAGTAGTGATTAATTTCTTTTCTTCTTCTACTGCTCAAGCCTTAGCTAGTGTAGTTGAAAATGGTGGGATGGTTAATAAAATACGTTTACCTTTATTTATTTTTCCCCTGTCTACTATTGGGGCAAATGTTTTTCAATTATTATTAGGAGCGTTTCCTTTACTGGTAATAGTTACTTTACTGAGGAATGATATTTCTCACAGTTTGATTAATGTTTTAGCTTTATTCCTACCAATTACTGGCTTAATTTTAGTTTGTACAGGCATTGGTATGTTAATGAGTGCTTTATATGTATTTTTCCGTGATTTATCCTATTTTTATGAACTATTGACTTTCTTATTGTGGATAAGCTCACCTATCTTTTATCCCCCAGATATCGTACCCCAAGCTGTTAAGCAATTTTTAATCCTCAATCCGATCCTACCGATTATTGAAAGTATTCGTCAGATTGCTATCTCAAATAGTCTGCCAGATTTAATGCTAATTACCCATAGTTTAATTAGTGGTTTAGTCGTGGTAACTATCGGTGCGCTGGCTTTTTCCCATTGGCGATCGCAATTTATGGATTTACTATAA
- a CDS encoding ABC transporter ATP-binding protein translates to MAAAVLIENLRKSYGDTPAVKDISFTVQPGEIFGLLGPNGAGKTTTIRCLCTLAKPDGGKIEVGGINAITNPKAVRQRLGYVAQEVALDKVLTGRELLKLQAALYHLPKKTIGDRLEQLITVLGLSEYADQKTGTYSGGIRKRLDLAAGLLHQPEVLVLDEPTVGLDIESRMVVWEFLQALRQAGTTVLITSHYLEEIDALADRLAIIDQGVVIAEGTPNQLKDKLGGDRVTLRIREFTAESEANQAKEILESLPFVEEVIINTIQGNSLNLIVKSGQSSLSKIEQSLSEINLPTFSLAQSRPSLDDVYLAATGKTIMDAQMAAAGTRDLKKEQKQQMK, encoded by the coding sequence ATGGCTGCTGCCGTTTTAATTGAAAATCTACGCAAAAGCTATGGCGATACCCCAGCCGTCAAAGACATATCTTTCACTGTACAACCAGGAGAAATATTTGGTCTTTTAGGCCCTAATGGTGCAGGGAAAACCACTACCATTCGCTGTTTATGTACCCTAGCAAAACCTGATGGGGGCAAAATTGAGGTTGGGGGAATAAATGCCATCACCAACCCGAAAGCAGTAAGGCAAAGATTAGGTTATGTTGCTCAAGAGGTCGCATTAGATAAGGTGTTGACTGGTAGAGAATTATTAAAGTTACAAGCAGCACTATATCATTTACCAAAAAAAACCATTGGCGATCGCCTTGAACAATTAATTACAGTCTTGGGTTTGAGCGAATATGCTGATCAAAAAACAGGAACTTATTCTGGTGGAATTCGCAAACGCCTAGATCTTGCTGCTGGACTACTACATCAGCCTGAAGTATTAGTACTAGATGAGCCGACTGTCGGTTTAGATATTGAAAGTCGCATGGTTGTCTGGGAATTTTTACAGGCATTACGTCAAGCTGGAACAACTGTATTAATCACCAGTCATTATTTAGAAGAAATCGATGCTTTAGCAGATCGCTTGGCAATTATCGATCAAGGAGTAGTAATTGCTGAAGGTACACCCAATCAACTAAAAGATAAATTAGGTGGCGATCGCGTTACTTTACGTATTCGTGAATTTACCGCCGAGTCTGAAGCTAATCAAGCCAAGGAAATTCTGGAATCTTTACCTTTTGTTGAAGAAGTAATTATTAATACCATTCAAGGTAATTCCTTAAATCTGATTGTAAAATCTGGTCAAAGCTCCCTTAGTAAGATTGAGCAATCTTTATCAGAAATTAACTTACCTACCTTTAGTCTGGCGCAGTCTCGTCCTAGTCTAGATGACGTTTATTTGGCTGCTACAGGTAAAACTATTATGGATGCCCAAATGGCAGCAGCAGGTACAAGAGACTTGAAAAAAGAGCAAAAGCAACAGATGAAATGA
- a CDS encoding putative anion-transporting ATPase, giving the protein MPLIITFLGKGGTGRTTSAIATAKKLATEGKKVLLLGQDPSPAWGMTVGITPTSQPQEIGANLSVMQLNSTVLLENSWEQVKKLEAQYLRSPILKQVYGQELGILPGMDRALALNVLREHYESNLYDVLIYDGTGGIDTLRMLGMPDILSWYFRRFGEIFTESDIVKTLSPFVQPITSAVLNTSWTANDINSTNNPATQMLNQGTEVLNQGKVLAYLVTTPNPTAVATAKYLWGSAQQIGLSVGGVLVNQGEITDVVASEFAPLKITNLPAAGEGDNWQNLIEALPSMSVGSDIPKPTEVILSERKIKVFLPGFEKKEVKLTQYGPEITIEAGDQRRNITLPPAWRGNSVAGAKFQNGYLEITIG; this is encoded by the coding sequence ATGCCCTTAATCATCACCTTCTTAGGTAAAGGCGGGACAGGTCGCACCACCAGCGCGATCGCAACTGCAAAAAAACTAGCTACGGAAGGGAAAAAAGTTCTGTTACTCGGACAAGATCCTAGCCCTGCTTGGGGAATGACAGTAGGGATAACTCCTACATCTCAACCACAAGAAATTGGTGCTAATTTGTCAGTAATGCAGCTAAATTCCACTGTTTTACTAGAAAATAGCTGGGAACAAGTAAAAAAACTAGAAGCCCAATATTTGCGATCGCCAATTCTTAAGCAGGTATATGGTCAGGAGTTGGGTATCCTTCCTGGTATGGATCGAGCCTTAGCTCTTAATGTACTGCGTGAACACTATGAAAGTAATTTATATGATGTACTGATTTACGATGGTACAGGGGGCATTGATACTTTAAGAATGTTAGGGATGCCAGATATTTTAAGCTGGTATTTTCGGCGTTTTGGCGAAATTTTTACTGAATCAGATATTGTAAAAACTCTCTCGCCTTTTGTGCAACCAATCACTAGTGCGGTATTAAATACTTCCTGGACAGCCAACGACATTAATAGCACCAATAATCCTGCTACACAAATGCTTAACCAGGGGACAGAAGTCCTCAATCAAGGGAAGGTTTTAGCTTATCTAGTAACTACCCCAAATCCGACTGCGGTAGCTACAGCAAAATATCTTTGGGGAAGCGCGCAACAAATTGGCTTATCAGTAGGAGGGGTATTAGTAAATCAAGGGGAAATTACAGACGTAGTGGCTTCTGAATTTGCACCTTTAAAGATTACTAATTTACCTGCTGCAGGTGAGGGGGATAATTGGCAGAATTTAATCGAGGCATTACCTAGTATGAGTGTAGGTAGTGATATTCCAAAACCCACAGAAGTTATCTTATCTGAGCGCAAAATAAAAGTATTTTTGCCAGGATTTGAGAAAAAAGAGGTCAAATTAACGCAATATGGCCCAGAAATAACCATCGAAGCTGGAGATCAAAGACGTAATATCACGTTACCTCCTGCTTGGCGCGGTAATTCTGTGGCAGGTGCAAAGTTTCAAAACGGCTATTTAGAAATTACTATCGGTTAA
- a CDS encoding chlorophyll synthase, ChlG, translating to MSESPTNTEKADNSGNSKTRQLLGMKGAASGETSIWKIRLQLMKPITWIPLMWGVICGAASSGNYTWTLENVLLSSACMLLSGPLLTGYTQTVNELYDREIDAINEPYRPIPSGAISLPQVKTQIILLLLAGLALAYGLDVAVGHDFPTILAIALGGSLIAYIYSAPPLKLKQNGWLGTYALGSSYIALPWWTGHALFGDLNWTIVILTLIYSFAGLGIAIVNDFKSVEGDRALGLKSLPVMFGVTTAAWICVIAIDVFQIGIAGYLVAIHENLYATIVMLLVIPQIVFQDMYFLRNPLENDVKYQASAQPFLVFGMLFTGIALGHAGI from the coding sequence ATGTCCGAATCTCCAACTAATACAGAAAAAGCAGACAATTCAGGCAATTCCAAAACCCGCCAACTACTGGGTATGAAAGGCGCAGCGTCAGGAGAAACCTCTATTTGGAAAATTAGGCTGCAATTAATGAAACCCATCACCTGGATTCCTTTGATGTGGGGTGTTATTTGTGGTGCAGCATCTTCTGGTAACTATACATGGACACTGGAAAATGTTTTACTTTCGTCCGCCTGTATGTTGCTTTCTGGCCCATTATTAACTGGTTATACTCAGACTGTTAATGAACTATATGATCGCGAGATTGATGCGATTAATGAACCCTATCGTCCTATTCCTTCGGGGGCTATTTCCTTACCACAAGTAAAGACGCAAATTATTCTACTATTGCTAGCAGGTTTAGCATTGGCTTATGGTTTGGATGTAGCGGTAGGTCATGATTTCCCCACAATTTTGGCAATTGCGCTTGGTGGATCATTAATTGCTTATATCTATTCAGCACCACCCTTAAAACTCAAGCAAAATGGCTGGTTAGGTACTTATGCCCTAGGTTCTAGCTATATTGCTTTACCTTGGTGGACAGGTCATGCTTTGTTTGGTGATTTAAATTGGACAATTGTGATCTTAACTTTGATCTATAGCTTTGCAGGGTTGGGTATTGCGATCGTTAACGATTTCAAAAGTGTCGAAGGCGATCGCGCTTTGGGTTTAAAATCTTTACCTGTAATGTTTGGGGTAACTACCGCAGCCTGGATTTGCGTAATTGCGATCGATGTATTTCAAATTGGTATTGCAGGTTATTTAGTGGCAATTCATGAAAACCTGTACGCCACTATTGTTATGTTGCTAGTTATTCCCCAAATCGTTTTCCAGGATATGTATTTTTTACGTAACCCTCTAGAAAATGATGTGAAATATCAAGCCAGCGCACAACCGTTTTTAGTCTTTGGAATGTTATTTACAGGTATTGCTTTAGGACACGCAGGTATTTAA
- a CDS encoding putative anti-sigma regulatory factor serine/threonine protein kinase: MKANPQFKQYHLQVNTELEALKEVLQWFEGFVFPVVPQKMGWQCEVALVEAFTNAVRHAHKHLPKTTPIDLEVELLPNFLEMRIWDRGKSFDLQDKLRKGEQEASSMEKEGGRGLQFIKKLTDELQYLNLPNHRNCLVMRKKYL; this comes from the coding sequence ATGAAAGCAAACCCACAATTTAAACAATATCATTTACAGGTTAATACTGAGTTAGAAGCTTTAAAGGAAGTATTACAGTGGTTTGAAGGTTTTGTTTTTCCTGTAGTTCCTCAGAAAATGGGCTGGCAATGTGAGGTGGCTTTAGTTGAGGCGTTTACTAATGCTGTGCGTCATGCTCACAAACATTTACCTAAAACTACTCCTATTGATCTAGAAGTGGAATTATTACCCAATTTTCTAGAAATGCGAATTTGGGATCGAGGAAAGTCTTTTGATCTACAAGATAAGCTGCGTAAAGGGGAACAAGAGGCTAGTTCGATGGAAAAAGAAGGAGGCAGAGGTTTACAATTTATTAAAAAGTTAACTGATGAATTACAGTACCTCAACCTTCCTAATCATCGCAACTGTCTAGTAATGCGCAAGAAGTATCTTTAG
- a CDS encoding ABC transporter-like protein, with product MDESIRLDSVSLWRRTQEEFSYDLKRTILSFLEGKYRQPAKKIVLDNINLTIGCGEKIGIIGANGSGKSTMLKLISGILTPTSGIVRAKGKVAPLIELGAGFDPELAVMDNIILYGVMLGYSQAEMRDRTKSILEFAELENYALVPVKGLSSGMTARLGFAIATDVKPDILILDEVLSVGDVSFKNKCKERMEEFWQDHVTVLLVSHSMEMIHQNCHKTLWMERGQIKMFGKTKDVIQEYLNCVAPGEKLKDLNSKI from the coding sequence ATGGATGAATCAATCAGATTAGATAGTGTATCTCTCTGGCGTAGAACACAAGAAGAATTTTCCTACGATCTCAAGAGAACAATTTTATCTTTCTTAGAAGGCAAATATCGTCAGCCAGCCAAAAAGATTGTTTTAGATAACATCAATTTAACCATTGGGTGTGGTGAGAAAATTGGCATCATTGGGGCGAATGGTTCGGGTAAATCAACTATGCTTAAGCTAATTTCAGGCATTTTAACCCCAACCTCTGGCATAGTTAGGGCAAAAGGTAAGGTTGCTCCCCTAATTGAATTGGGGGCGGGATTTGACCCAGAACTTGCGGTTATGGATAATATTATTCTTTATGGGGTGATGTTAGGCTATTCTCAAGCCGAAATGAGAGATAGAACCAAATCAATTTTAGAATTTGCCGAATTAGAAAACTATGCACTAGTACCTGTTAAGGGTTTATCTTCAGGGATGACGGCTAGATTAGGATTTGCGATCGCCACAGATGTTAAGCCAGATATCTTAATTTTGGATGAAGTTTTATCCGTGGGAGATGTCAGCTTTAAAAATAAATGTAAGGAAAGAATGGAGGAATTCTGGCAAGATCATGTAACCGTGCTGCTGGTTTCCCATTCTATGGAAATGATTCATCAAAACTGTCATAAAACCCTATGGATGGAGCGAGGACAAATTAAAATGTTTGGTAAAACTAAAGATGTAATTCAGGAATATCTAAATTGTGTTGCCCCTGGAGAGAAGCTTAAGGATTTAAATAGCAAGATTTAG
- the truB gene encoding tRNA pseudouridine synthase B, with product MFGFINLHKPVGFTSHDCVAKLRRLLNTKKIGHGGTLDPLATGVLPIAVGKATRLLPFLPTQKAYRALIRLGVSTTTDDLEGDIVSSTNDLDLSTTEITNGLNNFLGTITQIPPMYSAIKKDGKKLYQLARKGETIELEPRIVTIDKIELINISKKEFLDLEVEIDCSPGTYIRAIARDLGKQLGVGGTLGGLVRTNSCGMQLQNSLTFDEIENQLQQATFSLIEPSLILKHLNFVTLANEDAKRWCQGQLVDLTQAKINYPVLTAQEDIYLATYNATGIFLGISLLIERDNILKIKPKIVC from the coding sequence ATGTTTGGTTTTATCAATTTACATAAGCCTGTCGGATTTACTTCTCATGATTGCGTTGCTAAACTCAGACGTTTATTAAATACCAAGAAAATTGGTCACGGTGGAACACTAGACCCTCTAGCAACTGGAGTATTACCTATAGCGGTGGGTAAGGCTACTAGATTATTACCATTTCTACCTACGCAAAAAGCCTATCGAGCCTTGATTCGTTTAGGAGTTAGTACAACAACCGATGATTTGGAAGGAGATATAGTTTCCTCAACTAATGACCTCGATCTTTCTACAACTGAAATTACTAATGGTTTAAATAATTTTTTAGGTACAATTACTCAAATTCCGCCTATGTATAGTGCTATCAAAAAAGATGGCAAAAAACTTTATCAATTAGCTAGAAAAGGGGAAACTATTGAATTAGAACCTAGAATAGTAACTATTGATAAGATTGAACTAATTAATATATCCAAAAAAGAATTTTTAGATTTAGAAGTAGAAATAGATTGTAGCCCTGGGACATATATTAGAGCGATCGCCCGTGATTTGGGTAAACAATTGGGAGTTGGTGGAACTTTAGGGGGTTTAGTTCGCACAAATAGTTGTGGAATGCAGCTACAAAATAGTCTTACTTTTGATGAGATAGAAAACCAATTACAACAAGCAACTTTTTCTTTAATTGAACCAAGTTTAATACTTAAACATTTAAATTTTGTGACGCTGGCGAATGAAGATGCTAAACGCTGGTGTCAAGGTCAATTAGTAGATTTAACTCAAGCTAAAATTAATTATCCAGTGTTAACTGCACAAGAGGATATCTATTTAGCTACTTATAATGCTACGGGAATTTTTTTAGGTATTAGTCTATTAATTGAGCGTGACAACATACTTAAAATAAAACCCAAGATAGTCTGTTAG
- the hemF gene encoding coproporphyrinogen III oxidase, aerobic, with protein sequence MTAINTNSTKKSQPSIPPTDSKTRVSQFMQQLQDEICAGLEAADGGGKFKEESWQREEGGGGRSRVLANGGVLEQGGVNFSEVWGSHLPPSILQQRPEAAGHGFYATGTSMVLHPRNPYIPTVHLNYRYFEAGPVWWFGGGADLTPYYPFAEDAAHFHRSYQATCDRHNSEYYPVFKRWCDEYFYLKHRQETRGVGGLFFDYQDGTGELYKGPHPDKAASMYSQDVGEVAHRTWDDIFNFVQDCGRTFLPAYLPIIEKRRNIEYGERQRNFQLYRRGRYVEFNLVYDRGTIFGLQTNGRTESILMSLPPLVRWEYNYHPEPNTPEAELYETFLKPQDWSNWQPS encoded by the coding sequence ATGACCGCTATAAATACCAACTCAACTAAAAAATCCCAACCGTCTATCCCTCCTACTGACTCAAAAACTAGAGTTAGTCAGTTTATGCAGCAGTTACAGGATGAAATTTGTGCAGGCTTGGAAGCAGCAGATGGGGGTGGCAAATTTAAAGAAGAAAGTTGGCAAAGAGAAGAAGGCGGTGGGGGGCGATCGCGCGTTTTAGCAAATGGAGGAGTATTAGAACAAGGAGGGGTTAATTTTTCTGAGGTTTGGGGCAGCCATTTACCTCCTTCGATTCTACAGCAACGTCCAGAAGCAGCAGGACATGGATTTTATGCCACAGGTACATCAATGGTGTTGCATCCTCGCAATCCTTATATTCCTACAGTTCACTTGAACTATCGCTATTTTGAGGCGGGTCCTGTATGGTGGTTTGGGGGTGGTGCAGATTTAACTCCCTATTATCCTTTTGCAGAAGATGCAGCCCACTTTCATCGTAGTTATCAAGCAACTTGCGATCGCCATAATTCTGAATATTATCCAGTTTTTAAACGTTGGTGTGATGAATATTTTTATCTTAAGCATCGTCAAGAGACTAGAGGTGTAGGAGGGTTATTTTTCGATTATCAAGATGGTACAGGGGAATTATATAAAGGGCCACACCCAGATAAAGCAGCATCAATGTATAGTCAAGATGTGGGCGAAGTTGCTCACCGTACGTGGGATGATATATTTAATTTTGTACAAGATTGTGGACGTACCTTTTTACCTGCTTATTTGCCCATTATAGAAAAACGTCGCAACATCGAATATGGTGAAAGACAAAGAAACTTCCAACTATATCGTCGTGGACGTTATGTAGAATTTAATTTAGTCTACGATCGCGGTACAATTTTTGGACTGCAAACCAATGGACGGACAGAATCAATTTTGATGTCTTTACCACCTTTAGTGCGTTGGGAATATAATTATCATCCTGAACCTAATACCCCTGAAGCAGAATTATATGAAACTTTCCTTAAGCCTCAAGATTGGTCTAATTGGCAACCTTCTTAA
- a CDS encoding ABC-2 type transport system permease protein: MSQSISNINIKSALAPNPALNTQNNEQSNFLSNFLQETLALTHRLFIQVQRRPSSLIAGVIQPFMWLILFGALFSKAPSGLFGNDISYAKFLAPGIIVFTAFSGALNAGLPVMFDREFGFLNRLLVAPLSTRYSIVAASTIYIIALSFIQTAVIIVASAFGGAGLPGISGLGAIALIVLLIVLGVTAMSLGLAFALPGHIELIAVIFVTNLPLLFASTALAPLEFMAGWLQVVASINPLTYAIEPIRYLYANADWTFNSIVLHTPWIDLNFLSVILVLLVFDALVLLAIQPLLRRRFA, from the coding sequence ATGAGTCAATCCATTTCTAACATCAATATCAAATCCGCCCTAGCACCTAATCCCGCTTTAAATACACAGAATAACGAGCAAAGTAACTTTTTAAGTAATTTTCTTCAGGAAACTTTAGCCTTAACCCACCGTCTATTTATTCAAGTACAGCGTCGTCCATCAAGTTTAATTGCAGGGGTGATTCAACCTTTTATGTGGTTAATTCTCTTTGGAGCGTTGTTTAGTAAAGCACCTTCGGGCTTATTTGGTAACGACATCAGTTATGCCAAATTTCTAGCACCAGGAATCATTGTTTTTACCGCCTTTAGTGGTGCATTAAACGCAGGTTTACCTGTAATGTTTGACCGTGAATTTGGTTTTCTCAATCGTTTACTGGTTGCTCCTTTGTCCACTCGCTACTCAATTGTGGCAGCTTCTACAATTTATATTATTGCCCTTAGTTTTATTCAAACCGCAGTAATTATTGTTGCTAGTGCTTTTGGGGGGGCTGGGTTGCCAGGAATTTCTGGGTTAGGAGCGATCGCTCTTATTGTCCTGCTAATAGTTTTAGGGGTGACGGCTATGAGTCTTGGTTTGGCTTTTGCTTTACCAGGTCACATAGAATTGATTGCTGTTATTTTTGTTACTAATCTACCTCTATTATTTGCTAGCACTGCCCTTGCACCCCTAGAATTTATGGCTGGTTGGTTACAAGTGGTCGCTAGTATTAATCCTCTAACTTATGCTATAGAACCTATTCGTTATCTTTATGCTAATGCAGATTGGACATTTAATAGCATCGTTCTACATACACCCTGGATTGATTTGAATTTTTTGAGTGTTATTCTAGTATTACTCGTTTTTGATGCTCTAGTCCTCTTGGCAATTCAACCTTTATTACGCCGTCGTTTTGCCTAA